From Neosynechococcus sphagnicola sy1, the proteins below share one genomic window:
- a CDS encoding TMEM175 family protein — MTKGRLEAFSDGVIAIIITIMVLELKIPHESDLAALRPLIPTFLSYVLSFVNVGIYWNNHHHLFQAVRQVNGRTLWANLHLLFWLSLFPFATAWMGENHFASLPVALYGVVLLLAAIAYFILTRTLILHHGKGSTLANALGRDFKGKVSVLIYAVAIPLAFAKSWLACALYVLVAVMWLIPDSRIEKTLNS; from the coding sequence ATGACTAAAGGGAGGTTAGAAGCATTCAGTGATGGGGTGATTGCCATTATCATCACCATTATGGTGCTGGAGTTGAAAATACCCCATGAGTCTGATTTAGCTGCACTCCGTCCGCTGATTCCGACCTTTCTGAGCTATGTGCTGAGTTTCGTAAATGTTGGTATCTACTGGAATAACCACCATCACTTGTTCCAAGCAGTCCGGCAGGTTAACGGTCGTACCTTGTGGGCAAACCTTCATTTGTTGTTCTGGTTATCCTTATTTCCTTTTGCCACAGCCTGGATGGGTGAGAATCACTTTGCTTCATTGCCCGTTGCGCTTTATGGTGTGGTTTTGCTGTTGGCAGCGATCGCCTACTTCATTCTGACCCGCACACTCATCCTTCACCACGGTAAAGGTTCCACACTGGCGAACGCTCTTGGTCGAGACTTTAAAGGCAAGGTATCGGTGTTGATTTATGCAGTTGCAATCCCCCTTGCCTTTGCAAAATCTTGGCTTGCATGTGCATTATATGTTCTGGTTGCAGTCATGTGGCTCATTCCCGATAGCCGTATTGAAAAGACTTTGAACTCATAA
- a CDS encoding SDR family oxidoreductase: MSVNTLNGKVVIIGGGAKNLGGLISRDLAQHGAKAIVVHYNSNSTKAAADETVAAVKAAGAEAIAVQGDLSVVANNVKLFDAAIKAFGGVDIAINTTGMVIKKPIVEVSEEDYDKIFAVNSKAAFFFIQEAGKKLNDRGKICTIVSSLLAAYTDSYAIYPGSKAPVEHYTRAASKEFGDRGISVTAVGPGPMETPFFYGQETTESAQYNQTAAALSKYTKTGLTDIEDIVPLIRFLVTDGWWITGQTIFANGGYTTR; the protein is encoded by the coding sequence ATGTCGGTAAATACGTTGAATGGAAAAGTTGTCATCATCGGCGGCGGTGCAAAAAATTTGGGTGGACTCATCTCGCGGGATTTGGCTCAACATGGGGCAAAGGCAATTGTGGTTCATTACAACAGCAATTCGACTAAAGCCGCAGCAGATGAAACGGTTGCCGCAGTTAAAGCCGCAGGTGCGGAGGCGATCGCAGTTCAAGGCGATTTAAGTGTTGTGGCAAACAACGTCAAATTGTTTGACGCAGCCATCAAGGCATTTGGTGGGGTTGATATTGCGATCAATACAACTGGAATGGTGATTAAAAAACCGATTGTTGAAGTATCTGAGGAAGATTACGATAAGATTTTTGCAGTGAATTCAAAAGCTGCTTTTTTCTTCATCCAAGAAGCAGGAAAAAAACTGAACGATCGCGGAAAAATCTGTACCATCGTCAGTTCATTGTTAGCGGCTTACACCGATAGTTATGCCATCTATCCGGGAAGTAAAGCCCCGGTCGAGCATTACACCCGTGCTGCTTCCAAGGAATTTGGCGATCGCGGTATTTCTGTAACAGCTGTGGGGCCAGGACCGATGGAAACTCCCTTTTTCTACGGACAAGAAACGACTGAATCTGCCCAATACAATCAAACGGCAGCGGCTCTAAGCAAGTATACCAAAACGGGTCTAACGGACATCGAAGACATTGTTCCATTAATCAGATTTTTAGTCACTGATGGATGGTGGATCACCGGACAGACCATTTTTGCAAACGGCGGTTATACAACGCGGTAA
- a CDS encoding helix-turn-helix domain-containing protein, whose protein sequence is MQPSKHPQRSLIKPHLLNLSGSGSRLNGIIIERNLEQPHAGIDSATVKAAKHLIVVHARHPASLEWSVDGRRNAAVFSEGDAIVNPVGLFVAPRWDAKVELLLLAINPTLINQIAEEMDRPGKVELIPHFQFRDELLQQLIRSLNAEFEQDLPPDSVYVQSLTHTLIAHLIKKYSVAELTQSNENYGLAPRKLALVTNYINDHLGETLSLEAIAKVVQISPSHFITMFKQSTGLTPHQYVMTQRIEKAMVLLTQSRLPISDIARQTGFADQSHLTRLMRRYTGLTPKILRDK, encoded by the coding sequence CATCGAAACATCCGCAACGTTCCTTAATCAAACCACATCTGCTCAATCTTTCGGGGAGTGGCTCTAGACTCAATGGCATTATTATTGAACGGAATCTGGAACAGCCCCATGCAGGCATTGATAGCGCAACTGTCAAAGCAGCAAAACACCTGATTGTCGTTCATGCTCGCCATCCCGCCAGCCTGGAATGGAGCGTTGACGGAAGGAGAAACGCAGCGGTGTTTTCAGAAGGCGATGCGATCGTCAATCCAGTTGGGCTTTTTGTTGCCCCACGTTGGGACGCAAAGGTTGAACTTCTTCTCCTAGCGATTAATCCTACCTTGATCAATCAGATCGCAGAGGAAATGGATCGTCCAGGTAAAGTCGAACTGATTCCCCACTTTCAGTTCCGTGACGAACTACTTCAGCAACTGATACGCAGTCTCAACGCTGAATTCGAGCAAGACTTACCCCCTGATTCTGTGTATGTTCAGTCACTGACGCACACATTGATCGCCCACCTGATCAAAAAGTATTCTGTTGCAGAACTTACGCAGTCCAATGAAAATTACGGATTAGCCCCCCGCAAACTTGCTCTGGTAACGAACTATATCAATGACCATCTCGGCGAAACCCTTTCGTTGGAGGCGATCGCAAAAGTTGTACAAATCAGCCCGTCCCACTTCATCACAATGTTCAAGCAATCCACTGGGCTGACTCCACACCAGTATGTGATGACTCAACGGATCGAGAAAGCGATGGTACTCTTGACGCAGAGCAGGCTGCCAATTTCAGACATTGCCAGACAGACCGGATTTGCCGACCAAAGCCATCTAACCCGCCTGATGCGGCGCTATACAGGGCTGACCCCTAAAATTCTGCGAGACAAATAA